The genomic segment caagaacttgatctccggGAGTTAGAACAGGAATGGATAAATTCACCTTAGTAAATTCTCCATCGAATCGGGATGCTACTTCGAGAGctacaaaactatgtgttgctcCTGAATCGAAAAGGATGTGGGCGGATATTCCACCCACAAGCAAAGTCCCTGTCAATAATTGACTTTACCGTCAATTACTTACTCAAccacttttattattattatttttttttatatcactaattcacaaatcattaaaaaaaattatgcaacaCTCAATTGGGTAAGAAAACAAACCTGAAATTGGACCCTGAGGTGGTCCGGATGGTCCTGGTAACTCTAAAGCGTAAGCCCTACCAGCAGTGGCTTGACGCTTAGCAGGAGGTAAGGGTAAAGGTGGGTTAACTGGTCTGGCGGGTCGAGCACTCGAAACAACAGGCTGAGCAAGATGAGTGCGTGGACATGATGTCGCGTAATGTCCTCGCTCTCCACACGTGAAACAAGTGATGTGAGATGGTACAGCCGGTTGGAACTGTCCCACGGTCGGACAATCTCTCCTAACATGGCCCAGCTGGCCACAAGTGAAACAAGTTGGGGTTCTAGGTCTAGGACCTCCAGATCGACCTCCCCGAAAAGCTCTACCTCCCCGTCCTCGCTGCACAGCAGAATGCGGCTGAGGCTGGAATGGAACAGATGGACGTCTAGGTTGTGTGGCATTGCTAGAAGAAGCTCTCTCAGCAGCAATGGCCTCCTCAACGTTTACAGCCCGCTCAACAAGATCAGCAAGCCTATGAAACTCTACTGCCTCAAGTCTGCTCCTGATATATGGGTTAAGTCCTCGAAGGAACTTACGGATAATCATCATCTCGTCCTCTCGACCATAGTGGACATACTTCCTGAGACGGGTGAACTCTGCCTCATACTTCCTAACAGATAATCCTCCCTGAACTAGCTCCATGAATTTAATCTCCAATCGATCACGGGCTTCCGGTGGGAAGTACTTTCGAACGAATGCTGTACGGAAGTCAGCCCAACTCAGATTGAAGTCTCCAAAGTTCCTCTCTACGCATGACCACCAACTGATGGCGTCCTTCTCTAGATAGTAAACAGCCACGTCTTTTTTAAATTCTTCCGGACAACGGGTTGCAGCAAAGTTCTGCTCGAGATTGTGAAGCCATGCATCAGCTTCAAAGGGATCAGTGTCTCCCTGGTAATGCTTCGTCCCCAAGTTCTTCATAATCATGACTATCTTCAGGAAGTCCGGGTGAGAAGTGGTAGGTACTGGAGCTGGCTGAGCACGCTGTGCTTCTCGCTGTGCATTCAGTGCTTGATATTGCAAATTCACCATCTCAGCcatcagttccagaagtgctaTCATAGCTGGATCGGTTGGCGCTGGTTGAGGTTGTGCTGCCGGAATAGGTGCGGCAGGGGCCGGTGGAATATGAGCGGCAGGAGCTGGTGGAATATCAGCGGCAGGAGCTGCGGGATGATCTCCATGCACTGGATTATCGTGTACCACATCCACCTCGATGTCCATAAAGTATGGGTCTGGAGACAAAGGAATGTGCTCCGGTGTCTGATCATATGACCCTTCAGACGGGTCAGTCTCAAAGCTAGAGCCTGAAGGTGTAGCCTCAAAGCTAGGAGTCGGAAGTGGTGCCGGAGTAGATGGCGGCGAGGAGTCTGAAGATGATGAAATAGGTATCGGTAGATAATGTCCACCACGATGTGCCTGTCTCGGTGGCATCTGCAACAAAAGATCATGGTAAGTTTCTACCCAGGTCTATCTATTTATAAAAGAAGGAACAAACCAGCATATCCTAATTATCCTTGCGACACATTTTCTGACTcgaaagttttttaaaacaagtcccattctagcatcgtataacaatgctctgataccacctttgtgacacccccgatcgtagattaccggaaatgacacggtcgatgttccctgatggtcgacccgaggttctcgaaataaatccgatcaccttagaccaacaaccaaagaacacagacactcctatcggatattactctaggcttttcaacccgataaagcaatattcgatagttagttcgtcccggacaaggactaatatcatatgagaactcgtgatttataaacatcttttatacattatttatttactttaaacatcttacaaagTGTTATAGCTTTCCCTACGGCCTATCGCCCAACaacgttttaagtaaatatacatcaaaatgtacgttgcaaggacaacaaaatactaccgctGGGTTGCCGCTCCTTCCGTCCAAAAGATTTAAGTGTCTCCCGCCTAAGGTTTACCTGCacacacaaatgagtcatgagcaactagtttactcagtgaatctagaatcacaacacaatcaataacaatcaagcaattatcaaatgcatatacatgatcatgcaagtaatagtactatactttaatatcgatcatcattgtgaattcttattttaaacatcacttccacaacacccgcccgttaccatactcataaaatacaatatatatactagacccgagaaaccactaaggctaaccgagactagtgagttagcatcaccatcattgtcgaatgtccggtatgaacaatccgacactgcatcgtcatgcagtacacggtctccagggagctaccccatcatcatgtcttcatgaccttgttccattcgcaggaccaagtcacggtaatacgggggctttagggatagtgaatataacaagacTTCACATTATTTTACTTCCATAATCATTCTGAAATTAATTCATaattaatctttaattaatcataattaactcttaattaatcctagattaatccttaattaatctcatattaatctttaattaatccaagattagtacttaattaatcatgattactccttaattaatctcagATTAATTCTCAATTAAACCAAggttaattcttaattaaaccaagattaatccataatcaaaaccatgattattttatgattagtacttgagaacaagtactaagattAGGATTAACCTCACTTTAAAATTATTCTTTAAGTGTAAGTGTTTAGCATGAGTAAACACAACACCATTCTTAAATATCTGACAGTTCGGTTCAAGCTAAACAACTTAAATCAAATCAGTTCAAGCTCGGTTCCTTTCATACCAGATCAGATCAGTTCAGTTCTATTCAGTTAACAACAGTTcaagacaagatcagactgAGTTTAGTTTCGTTTCTCCAATCAATCCATAACAGCTTAGCAAACTGTTTTAGGAGATGGATTcaaaccaaaactaaacaaGAACTGAACTGTATCATAACTTAAACAACTGATCCGACCAAGACCTAAACTAAACATCAAATGTTCTGATCAGATACTGACTGAGGCAAGGAGACCAAAACTTACCAAGATGAACCAAAGGATTAGATGGCC from the Brassica napus cultivar Da-Ae unplaced genomic scaffold, Da-Ae ScsIHWf_2687;HRSCAF=3445, whole genome shotgun sequence genome contains:
- the LOC106373000 gene encoding uncharacterized protein LOC106373000 is translated as MPPRQAHRGGHYLPIPISSSSDSSPPSTPAPLPTPSFEATPSGSSFETDPSEGSYDQTPEHIPLSPDPYFMDIEVDVVHDNPVHGDHPAAPAADIPPAPAAHIPPAPAAPIPAAQPQPAPTDPAMIALLELMAEMVNLQYQALNAQREAQRAQPAPVPTTSHPDFLKIVMIMKNLGTKHYQGDTDPFEADAWLHNLEQNFAATRCPEEFKKDVAVYYLEKDAISWWSCVERNFGDFNLSWADFRTAFVRKYFPPEARDRLEIKFMELVQGGLSVRKYEAEFTRLRKYVHYGREDEMMIIRKFLRGLNPYIRSRLEAVEFHRLADLVERAVNVEEAIAAERASSSNATQPRRPSVPFQPQPHSAVQRGRGGRAFRGGRSGGPRPRTPTCFTCGQLGHVRRDCPTVGQFQPAVPSHITCFTCGERGHYATSCPRTHLAQPVVSSARPARPVNPPLPLPPAKRQATAGRAYALELPGPSGPPQGPISGTLLVGGISAHILFDSGATHSFVALEVASRFDGEFTKVNLSIPVLTPGDQVLETEGCILRVPIIIQDMIFPADLLVLPLERYEVILGMDWLSSYRAHLDCGRGKIVFERDTQPPLAYHGIVPSVGASLVSALRIESLLEKGEEVYLVALVAGPVEDEKEQNMEEIPVVREYEDVFKALEGLPPSRSNLFSITLEPGSAALAKAPYRMAPAELAELKQQLADLLDKGFIRPSSSPWGAPVLFVKKKDGSMRLCIDYRGINNVTIKDKYPLPRIDELLDQLQGASWFSKIDLASGYHQIPISEADIMKTAFRTRYGHFEEVGFLGHRVSEEGVAVDPEKIAAIKEWPHPTSVTEIRSFLGLAGYYRKFFQGFASISKPLTRLTGKGIAYEWSIETEKAFEKLKEALTTAPILALPKPNQPYTVYRDASHVGLGCVLMQEDKVIAYASRQLRKHEVNYPTHDLEMAAVVFALRIWRSYLYGEKIQVFTDHKSLKYLFTQLDLNLRQRRWMEFIADYDMQILYHPGKANVVADALSRRKVDVDIEKELQNLEAELKMIRLAALEGEEREPLGLQAVS